In one Pseudomonas sp. MM211 genomic region, the following are encoded:
- a CDS encoding PA4780 family RIO1-like protein kinase produces the protein MKTPKRIEPLVEDGLVDEVIRPLMSGKEAAVYVVRCGTELRCAKVYKEANKRGFRQAAEYQEGRKVRNSRDARAMAKGSKYGRKGQEDAWQNAEVAALFRLASAGVRVPKPYDFLEGVLLMELVGDGEGGVAPRLNDVDLHPEDAREFHAFMIDEIVKMLCAGLVHGDLSEFNVLLGPEGPVIIDLPQAVDAAGNNHAFKMLERDVGNMAAYFGQFAPELKFTKYAKEMWALYEDGKLTPDSVLTGEFDDPEDDADVDAVLREIKAALADEARRQAVLNAEDEPKDSEPPPPWER, from the coding sequence ATGAAGACGCCAAAACGCATTGAGCCCCTGGTCGAAGACGGCCTGGTGGACGAGGTGATACGCCCTTTGATGAGCGGTAAGGAAGCAGCGGTCTATGTGGTGCGTTGCGGTACCGAACTGCGCTGCGCCAAGGTCTACAAAGAGGCCAACAAGCGTGGTTTCCGCCAGGCCGCCGAGTATCAGGAAGGGCGCAAGGTACGCAACAGCCGTGATGCAAGGGCTATGGCCAAAGGCTCCAAGTATGGTCGCAAGGGACAGGAAGACGCCTGGCAGAACGCCGAGGTGGCGGCCCTGTTTCGCCTGGCCAGCGCCGGCGTCCGGGTGCCCAAGCCCTATGACTTTCTCGAAGGTGTGCTGCTCATGGAGCTGGTCGGTGACGGCGAGGGTGGCGTAGCGCCGCGCCTCAACGACGTCGACCTGCACCCCGAAGACGCCCGCGAATTCCACGCGTTCATGATCGACGAAATCGTCAAGATGCTCTGCGCCGGCCTGGTGCATGGCGACTTGTCCGAGTTCAACGTGCTGCTCGGCCCGGAAGGCCCGGTGATCATCGATCTGCCCCAGGCGGTGGATGCGGCGGGTAACAACCACGCCTTCAAGATGCTCGAACGTGACGTCGGCAACATGGCCGCCTATTTCGGCCAGTTCGCACCGGAGCTCAAGTTCACCAAGTACGCCAAGGAAATGTGGGCGCTCTACGAAGACGGCAAGCTGACGCCCGATAGTGTGTTGACCGGTGAATTCGATGACCCCGAGGACGACGCTGACGTCGACGCTGTGCTGCGCGAGATCAAGGCCGCTCTGGCCGATGAAGCGCGTCGCCAGGCCGTGCTCAACGCCGAGGATGAGCCCAAGGACAGCGAGCCGCCTCCGCCCTGGGAGCGCTGA
- the ada gene encoding bifunctional DNA-binding transcriptional regulator/O6-methylguanine-DNA methyltransferase Ada: MPQERHWRAVCERDATQDGQFVFAVRSTGIYCRPSCPARRPRRENVSFHATPAQAEAAGYRPCKRCTPQGSSPAEQLDALVAAACRLLDEADKPPTLVELAARIGLSPSHLTRAFKARTGMTPKAWVSARQRERLELELPQADSLLDAALNSGYSSTRALYERADGVSAASRRKGAAGERLRMAVAPSPLGYLLLASSDKGLCALLFGESEDVVEAELRQRFPAATLQRDDEALQDWLHEVLRQIEEPARAARLPLDLRGTAFQQLVWQALRAIPTGQTRSYGQLAASLGSHPRAIARACSSNPLGLLVPCHRVTSADGSLGGYRWGVARKSALLKAEAEALSRED, from the coding sequence ATGCCGCAAGAACGCCACTGGCGGGCTGTGTGCGAGCGCGATGCGACGCAGGACGGTCAATTCGTCTTCGCCGTGCGCTCGACCGGTATTTACTGCCGACCCAGTTGCCCGGCACGCCGGCCGCGTCGTGAGAATGTCAGCTTCCATGCCACACCTGCGCAAGCCGAGGCAGCGGGCTATCGACCCTGCAAACGCTGCACGCCACAGGGCAGCAGCCCGGCCGAGCAACTCGATGCACTGGTGGCCGCGGCCTGTCGCCTGCTCGATGAGGCCGACAAACCGCCAACACTTGTCGAGCTTGCTGCGCGCATCGGGCTATCCCCGTCACACCTGACCAGAGCCTTCAAGGCCCGCACCGGGATGACGCCCAAGGCCTGGGTCAGCGCCCGCCAACGTGAGCGCCTGGAACTCGAACTGCCCCAGGCGGATTCGCTGCTCGATGCTGCGCTGAACAGTGGTTACTCCAGTACCCGAGCGCTCTACGAACGAGCCGATGGCGTCAGCGCAGCCAGCCGTCGCAAAGGTGCCGCCGGGGAACGGCTGCGCATGGCCGTGGCGCCCAGCCCACTCGGCTATCTGCTGCTGGCGAGCAGCGACAAGGGGCTCTGTGCCCTATTGTTCGGCGAGTCGGAGGACGTAGTCGAGGCGGAGCTGCGCCAGCGTTTCCCCGCCGCAACGCTGCAACGTGATGACGAGGCGCTGCAGGATTGGCTACACGAGGTGCTGAGGCAGATCGAGGAACCGGCACGCGCCGCCCGCCTGCCACTGGATCTACGCGGCACCGCCTTTCAGCAGTTGGTATGGCAGGCCTTGCGAGCCATTCCCACGGGGCAGACGCGCAGCTACGGCCAACTGGCCGCCAGCCTCGGCAGCCACCCACGGGCCATTGCCCGAGCCTGCTCCAGCAATCCATTGGGTTTGCTGGTGCCCTGTCACCGCGTTACCTCAGCCGATGGCAGCCTCGGCGGCTACCGCTGGGGCGTGGCACGCAAGTCAGCCTTGCTCAAGGCCGAAGCCGAGGCGCTCAGCCGCGAAGATTGA
- a CDS encoding acetyl-CoA C-acetyltransferase, with protein sequence MSLPRRVAIVGGNRIPFARSNTAYATASNQAMLTSALEGLIERYNLHGERLGEVVAGAVLKHSRDFNLTRECVLGSRLAPETPAYDLQQACGTGLEAALLVANKIALGQIECGIAGGVDTTSDAPIGVNEGLRKILLQANRSKSTGDKIKALLQIRPRHLAPSLPRNGEPRTGLSMGQHCELMAQHWAIPRDEQDQLAVESHRKLAAAYAEGWQDDLLTPFLGLTRDQNLRPDIDLAKLATLKPVFERGQRGTLTAANSTPLTDGASLVLLASEEWAKARGLPILAYWRDGEAAAVDFVKGNEGLLMAPVYAVPRLLARNGLTLQDFDYYEIHEAFAAQVLCTLKAWEDAEYCRTKLGLEQPLGSIDRAKLNIKGSSLAAGHPFAATGGRIVANLAKLLSVAGEGRGLISICAAGGQGVTAILER encoded by the coding sequence ATGAGCCTGCCGCGCCGGGTCGCCATCGTTGGTGGCAACCGTATTCCCTTCGCCCGCTCCAACACTGCCTACGCCACGGCCAGCAACCAGGCCATGCTCACCAGCGCGCTGGAAGGATTGATCGAGCGCTACAACCTGCACGGCGAGCGCCTCGGCGAGGTGGTCGCAGGGGCGGTGCTCAAGCATTCGCGGGACTTCAACCTGACCCGCGAGTGCGTGCTCGGTTCGCGCCTGGCCCCCGAGACCCCCGCCTACGATCTGCAGCAGGCCTGCGGCACCGGGCTGGAGGCCGCGCTGCTGGTGGCCAACAAAATCGCCCTGGGGCAGATCGAGTGCGGTATCGCCGGTGGCGTGGACACCACCTCGGATGCGCCGATCGGCGTCAACGAAGGTCTGCGCAAGATCCTGTTACAAGCCAATCGCAGCAAGAGCACCGGCGACAAGATCAAGGCGCTGCTGCAGATACGTCCGCGACACCTGGCACCCTCGCTGCCACGCAATGGTGAGCCGCGTACCGGCTTGTCCATGGGTCAGCATTGCGAGCTGATGGCGCAGCACTGGGCCATTCCCCGCGACGAGCAGGATCAGTTGGCCGTGGAGAGCCACCGCAAGCTCGCTGCCGCCTACGCCGAAGGCTGGCAGGACGATCTGCTCACCCCATTTCTCGGGCTGACCCGCGATCAGAATCTGCGCCCCGATATCGACCTGGCCAAGTTGGCTACCCTCAAGCCGGTGTTCGAGCGTGGCCAGCGCGGCACCCTGACTGCCGCCAATTCGACGCCGCTGACCGATGGTGCGTCGCTGGTGCTGTTGGCCAGCGAAGAGTGGGCCAAGGCCCGTGGCCTGCCGATTCTTGCCTACTGGCGTGATGGCGAGGCAGCGGCGGTGGATTTCGTCAAAGGCAACGAGGGGCTGCTGATGGCGCCGGTGTACGCGGTGCCGCGCTTGCTGGCGCGCAACGGCCTGACCCTGCAGGATTTCGACTACTACGAAATCCACGAAGCCTTCGCCGCCCAGGTGCTGTGCACGCTCAAGGCCTGGGAGGACGCCGAGTATTGCCGCACCAAGCTGGGCTTGGAGCAGCCACTGGGCAGCATTGACCGCGCGAAGCTCAACATCAAGGGCAGCTCCCTGGCTGCCGGCCACCCTTTTGCCGCAACCGGCGGGCGTATCGTCGCCAACCTGGCCAAGCTGCTGTCGGTGGCAGGCGAAGGTCGCGGCCTGATCTCCATCTGTGCCGCAGGCGGCCAGGGCGTTACCGCGATTCTGGAGCGCTGA
- a CDS encoding 3-oxoacyl-ACP reductase produces MSDRYLNFANTPTGRRLVGALGLPAPLPLERWVAGRNRPLEGALLIGGNGDLGTAVAAFASRLTDETFAALDDQYGLPRWIAEHGPKLKGLVFDASGLSRFDELDALRQFFQPALKNLGRCPHVVVLGRAPQTLDDPQASSVQRALEGFTRSLAKEIRRGGTVQLLHVDQGAENQLEGALRFLLSPKSAYVSAQVLRLQPCAQQVSDWTRPLAGKTALVTGASRGIGAAIAETLARDGAEVLLLDVPQAKDALDALASRLGGRSLALDICADDAPSKLVEALPQGVDIVVHNAGITRDKTLAKMSEGLWESVIDVNLRAPQRLTEALLQAGALRDNGRVVLIASLSGIAGNVGQTNYATSKAGLIGLAQSWAPTLAERGISINAVAPGFIETSMTAAIPFTIREAGRRMNAMNQGGLPQDVAEAVAWFAQPGSGAVSGQVLRVCGQSLLGA; encoded by the coding sequence ATGTCTGATCGCTACCTCAACTTCGCCAATACGCCTACCGGACGCCGCCTGGTCGGCGCGCTCGGGCTGCCCGCTCCGCTGCCTCTGGAACGCTGGGTGGCGGGCCGTAACAGGCCTCTGGAGGGCGCGTTGCTGATCGGTGGCAACGGCGACCTGGGCACTGCGGTGGCAGCCTTTGCCAGCCGCCTGACCGACGAAACCTTCGCGGCTCTCGATGACCAGTACGGCCTGCCGCGCTGGATCGCCGAGCACGGCCCCAAGCTCAAGGGGTTGGTGTTCGATGCCAGCGGTCTGAGCCGCTTCGATGAGCTCGATGCCCTGCGTCAGTTCTTCCAGCCCGCATTGAAGAACCTGGGTCGTTGCCCGCACGTCGTGGTGCTCGGCCGCGCCCCGCAGACGCTCGACGATCCCCAGGCCTCCAGCGTGCAGCGTGCCCTGGAGGGCTTCACCCGCTCCCTGGCCAAGGAAATCCGCCGTGGCGGCACCGTGCAACTGCTGCACGTCGATCAGGGCGCGGAAAATCAGCTGGAAGGCGCACTGCGCTTTCTGCTTTCGCCCAAGAGCGCCTATGTCTCGGCCCAGGTGCTGCGCCTGCAGCCCTGTGCGCAGCAGGTCAGCGACTGGACACGCCCACTGGCTGGCAAGACCGCACTGGTAACCGGCGCCAGCCGCGGTATCGGCGCTGCCATCGCCGAAACCCTGGCCCGTGACGGTGCCGAAGTACTGTTACTGGATGTGCCTCAGGCCAAGGATGCTCTTGATGCACTGGCTTCACGCCTCGGCGGTCGCAGCCTGGCGCTGGATATCTGTGCCGACGACGCGCCCAGCAAACTGGTCGAGGCCCTGCCGCAAGGTGTGGATATCGTCGTGCACAACGCCGGCATCACCCGTGACAAGACCCTGGCGAAGATGAGTGAAGGGCTCTGGGAGTCGGTGATCGACGTCAACCTGCGCGCACCACAGCGGCTCACCGAGGCCCTGCTGCAGGCCGGTGCCTTGCGCGATAACGGACGGGTGGTGCTGATCGCATCGCTGAGCGGCATCGCCGGTAATGTCGGGCAAACCAACTATGCAACCAGCAAGGCCGGGCTGATCGGCCTGGCTCAAAGCTGGGCGCCGACGCTGGCCGAGCGCGGCATCAGCATCAACGCTGTGGCACCAGGCTTTATCGAAACCAGCATGACTGCCGCCATTCCCTTCACCATCCGTGAAGCCGGGCGACGCATGAATGCCATGAATCAGGGCGGCCTGCCCCAGGATGTCGCCGAAGCCGTGGCCTGGTTCGCCCAGCCTGGTTCCGGCGCCGTCAGCGGCCAGGTGCTGAGGGTGTGCGGGCAGAGCCTGCTGGGGGCCTGA
- a CDS encoding MaoC family dehydratase, with product MATEWLDLHTPPALPGLLLRAAMRRGITGKVLPHRGLRCSLSVDANHLARYRELCGFTDDARLPATYPHVLAFPLQMKLLTEPDFPFPLLGLVHLENRIRVIRQLAGLGPFTLSVEASNLVPHEKGAVFSVITRLEDQLGLLWEGDSRLLCRGMKLDGPAIARSESTRLPLDDLAQWQAPANIGRRYARISGDYNPIHLSALTAKPFGFPRAIAHGLWNKARALAALQAHLPASGYSVEVRFQKPVRLPSSVRMRASLPAAEGQFDLLGKEDVSHMVGYWQVI from the coding sequence ATGGCAACCGAATGGCTCGATTTGCACACACCACCGGCCCTGCCCGGCTTGCTCCTGCGCGCGGCGATGCGTCGCGGTATTACCGGCAAGGTGCTGCCGCACCGAGGGCTACGTTGCTCGCTCAGCGTTGATGCCAACCACCTCGCCCGTTACCGCGAGCTGTGCGGTTTTACTGACGATGCCCGGCTGCCAGCCACCTATCCCCATGTGCTGGCCTTCCCCCTGCAGATGAAACTGCTCACCGAGCCCGACTTTCCCTTTCCGTTGCTCGGCCTGGTGCACTTGGAAAATCGTATCCGGGTGATTCGCCAACTCGCAGGGCTCGGCCCCTTCACGTTGAGCGTGGAAGCCAGCAACCTGGTGCCTCATGAGAAGGGCGCAGTGTTCAGCGTCATCACCCGCCTCGAGGATCAACTCGGTCTGCTGTGGGAAGGTGATAGCCGCCTGCTCTGCCGAGGCATGAAGCTGGACGGCCCGGCGATTGCCCGCAGCGAATCGACCCGCCTACCGCTGGACGATCTGGCCCAATGGCAGGCACCCGCCAATATCGGCCGACGTTATGCGCGGATCTCCGGCGACTACAACCCCATCCACCTTTCGGCACTGACCGCCAAGCCCTTTGGCTTCCCGCGCGCCATCGCCCATGGCCTGTGGAACAAGGCACGAGCCCTGGCGGCGCTGCAGGCGCACCTGCCCGCCTCGGGCTACAGCGTCGAAGTGCGCTTCCAGAAGCCGGTGCGGCTGCCGAGCAGCGTGCGCATGCGCGCCAGCCTGCCCGCGGCAGAGGGCCAGTTCGATTTGCTCGGCAAAGAGGATGTGTCGCATATGGTCGGCTACTGGCAGGTCATATAG
- a CDS encoding MazG-like family protein, which produces MNIAELTARLHTIRDRNDWRQFHAPKNLAMAASVEMAELVEIFQWLSEDQSRSLPADKLEHAGQEVGDVVLYLLLLCSELGLDMEQVVRAKLADSERRFS; this is translated from the coding sequence ATGAACATCGCCGAACTCACCGCTCGCCTGCACACCATTCGTGATCGCAACGACTGGCGCCAATTCCACGCCCCGAAAAACCTGGCCATGGCTGCCAGCGTGGAAATGGCCGAGCTGGTGGAGATATTCCAGTGGCTCAGTGAGGATCAGTCACGCAGCCTGCCGGCTGACAAGCTCGAGCATGCCGGGCAGGAAGTCGGAGACGTGGTGCTTTATCTGCTTCTGCTGTGCAGCGAGTTGGGGCTGGATATGGAACAGGTGGTGCGCGCCAAACTCGCCGACAGCGAACGGCGGTTCAGCTGA
- a CDS encoding methyltransferase domain-containing protein, with amino-acid sequence MSDRHFDELATRFAEKIYGGAKGAIRLAVLQADLTEALPARPLRVLDVGAGLGHMALWLAQCGHQVTLAEPAEPMLAGARERFAEAGVEATFIHAPWQELPGRFEAPFDLIICHAVLEWLAEPAAILPALHGLTATDGWLSLAFYNKDALIYRNLLKGHLRKLRKEEFAGEKQSLTPQRPLDPRELKSQLAAHWQVEQESGVRVFHDYMPREFQAKAELADLLEMELAHRRHPAFAGLGRYLHWICRPR; translated from the coding sequence ATGAGCGACCGGCACTTCGACGAACTGGCGACCCGCTTCGCCGAGAAGATCTACGGCGGCGCCAAGGGCGCGATCCGCCTCGCCGTGTTGCAGGCCGACCTCACCGAGGCACTGCCCGCGCGCCCACTGCGGGTGCTCGATGTCGGCGCCGGGCTTGGCCATATGGCCCTGTGGCTGGCGCAGTGCGGCCATCAGGTCACCCTCGCCGAGCCTGCCGAACCGATGCTGGCCGGCGCCCGCGAGCGCTTCGCCGAAGCGGGTGTCGAGGCAACCTTCATTCACGCGCCGTGGCAGGAATTGCCAGGCCGTTTCGAAGCGCCCTTCGACCTGATCATCTGCCACGCCGTGCTCGAATGGCTGGCCGAGCCGGCCGCCATCCTGCCGGCGCTGCATGGCCTGACCGCAACCGATGGCTGGCTGTCGCTGGCCTTCTACAACAAGGACGCGCTGATCTACCGCAACCTGCTCAAGGGCCACCTGCGCAAGTTACGCAAGGAAGAATTCGCCGGCGAAAAGCAGAGCCTGACACCGCAACGCCCCCTCGATCCGCGCGAATTGAAGTCGCAACTTGCCGCTCACTGGCAGGTCGAACAGGAGAGCGGCGTACGCGTCTTCCATGATTACATGCCTCGGGAATTCCAGGCCAAGGCCGAGCTCGCCGACTTGCTGGAAATGGAATTGGCACACCGCCGTCACCCGGCATTCGCCGGACTCGGACGTTACCTGCACTGGATTTGCCGGCCACGCTGA
- a CDS encoding DUF4136 domain-containing protein, translating to MKRIALLLLTTALAACQSQNPYTTDSVPIPPAPPGAANHFDRSAYPAAPRDYAAYRSWAWQQRPAGSAWASADLVQDALNNALDQRGLRPTQGNAAADLKVRTDTRLERRVRQVADSYDPYYGGGYGSYGNRGYYGNGVGVGARVPLTRNYEEEVVVVRIDFFDGRSGEQVWSGQAEMRSSGSQAERAEALRKAVSDALGEYPPA from the coding sequence ATGAAACGCATCGCGCTGTTGCTGCTCACCACTGCCCTGGCGGCCTGCCAGAGCCAGAACCCGTACACCACGGATTCCGTACCAATACCGCCGGCCCCGCCCGGTGCGGCCAACCATTTCGACCGTAGCGCCTACCCCGCCGCGCCGCGCGACTACGCGGCCTATCGCAGCTGGGCCTGGCAGCAGCGCCCGGCGGGCAGCGCCTGGGCCAGTGCGGATCTGGTGCAGGACGCCCTCAACAATGCCCTCGATCAACGGGGCTTACGCCCCACCCAGGGCAATGCCGCTGCCGACCTCAAGGTGCGCACCGATACGCGCCTGGAACGCCGCGTACGTCAGGTCGCTGACAGCTACGATCCCTACTATGGAGGTGGCTATGGCAGCTACGGCAACCGCGGTTATTACGGCAACGGTGTTGGCGTGGGCGCCCGCGTTCCGCTGACTCGCAACTATGAAGAAGAGGTCGTGGTGGTGCGTATCGACTTCTTTGACGGCCGCAGCGGAGAACAGGTGTGGAGCGGCCAGGCAGAAATGCGCAGCAGCGGCAGCCAGGCGGAACGCGCCGAGGCCCTGCGCAAGGCGGTAAGCGACGCACTGGGCGAATATCCGCCGGCATGA
- a CDS encoding DUF4136 domain-containing protein, translating into MRRLPLLLIPVLLLLGACQSQQINRDFDASRDFAGYRSWSWQEPAVQYKPDDPRIRSDLTEQRLRGAVGDQLDQRGLRPAAAGAAGDLRVQVWLIVDQRQQQVSTGFGGGFGGYWGNYWGGPAYNETRTVDYKVATVQIDLFDGKDGKLIWRGSDERIMRNDEGNPAQRETVIRETVGRVLSQYPPR; encoded by the coding sequence ATGCGCCGCCTGCCTTTGCTACTGATCCCCGTCCTGTTGCTGCTCGGCGCCTGCCAAAGCCAGCAGATCAACCGTGACTTCGATGCCAGCCGCGACTTCGCCGGCTACCGCAGCTGGAGCTGGCAGGAACCGGCCGTGCAGTACAAGCCCGATGATCCACGGATTCGCAGCGACCTGACCGAGCAGCGTCTGCGCGGCGCAGTGGGCGATCAGCTCGACCAGCGCGGCCTGCGCCCTGCAGCGGCTGGTGCCGCGGGGGATCTGCGCGTACAGGTGTGGTTGATCGTCGACCAGCGCCAGCAGCAGGTCAGCACCGGCTTTGGTGGCGGTTTCGGCGGCTACTGGGGTAATTACTGGGGCGGCCCGGCCTACAACGAAACCCGCACGGTCGATTACAAGGTCGCCACCGTGCAGATCGACCTATTCGATGGCAAGGACGGCAAGCTGATCTGGCGCGGCAGTGACGAACGCATCATGCGCAACGACGAGGGTAATCCCGCGCAGCGCGAGACGGTAATCCGTGAAACCGTGGGGCGGGTGCTGAGCCAGTATCCACCGCGCTAG
- a CDS encoding SdiA-regulated domain-containing protein, whose protein sequence is MISAAKRAFSRLPVLRPWAWLLLLILLVAGYQMRALHLDDRLYYWLTTPAVSEWAPNSLLSHKYKVQIDAKVVSGVSDNLSALSYDDQRDQLWAVLNNPEELLAMSKDGEVLARYPLSGFSDVEGVTYLGDGMLLLAEERAHALVVVPVPERSGALFREDYRSLTLGIQRDGNQGFEGVGYDRARDRLFVVKEHSPMKLYEIRGFKGSVNGNFGLEIIDHDDWIRDSVFASDLSSVHFDEHTGNLALLSDESKRIMELDGETGELIGFRTLDSDFAGLGKSVPQGEGMTFDDEGNLYIVSEPNLFYRFGRG, encoded by the coding sequence ATGATATCTGCTGCCAAGCGGGCTTTTTCCCGGCTGCCCGTCCTGCGCCCATGGGCGTGGCTGCTGTTGCTGATCCTGCTCGTTGCTGGTTATCAGATGCGGGCTCTGCACCTGGACGACCGTCTTTATTACTGGCTGACGACCCCGGCGGTCTCGGAATGGGCACCGAACAGCCTGCTTTCCCACAAGTACAAGGTTCAGATCGATGCCAAAGTAGTCAGCGGCGTAAGCGATAACCTTTCGGCCTTGAGCTACGACGACCAACGCGACCAGTTGTGGGCGGTGCTCAATAATCCCGAAGAGCTGCTGGCCATGAGCAAGGACGGTGAGGTGCTGGCGCGCTATCCACTGAGCGGCTTCAGCGACGTGGAGGGTGTGACCTACCTGGGCGACGGCATGCTGCTGCTCGCCGAAGAGCGCGCGCATGCGCTGGTGGTGGTGCCGGTTCCGGAACGCTCCGGGGCCTTGTTCCGTGAGGACTACCGCTCTCTGACCCTGGGCATCCAGCGTGACGGCAACCAGGGCTTCGAAGGCGTTGGCTACGACCGGGCGCGGGATCGCCTGTTCGTGGTCAAGGAGCATTCGCCCATGAAGCTCTACGAAATCCGCGGTTTCAAAGGCAGCGTGAACGGTAATTTCGGCCTGGAAATCATCGACCACGACGACTGGATTCGCGATTCGGTGTTCGCATCCGACCTGTCATCGGTGCACTTCGACGAGCACACCGGCAACCTGGCGCTGCTCAGTGACGAGTCCAAACGGATCATGGAACTGGACGGCGAGACCGGCGAGCTGATCGGTTTCCGCACCCTAGACAGCGACTTCGCCGGCCTCGGCAAGTCGGTGCCTCAGGGCGAAGGCATGACCTTCGACGATGAAGGCAATCTGTATATCGTCAGCGAACCCAATCTGTTCTATCGCTTCGGCCGTGGTTAG